Proteins from one Malaya genurostris strain Urasoe2022 chromosome 2, Malgen_1.1, whole genome shotgun sequence genomic window:
- the LOC131428443 gene encoding uncharacterized protein LOC131428443 isoform X1 yields the protein MNYFTSLFFSGLVALCLAEFTEKQKQTKSFIVGKCAEEQGIELNSDFTKQWMYTGKLFPDEEISKKFAVCLDRAIGVLDADGTFKPQVLIDLMADGHDVQIITEHINKCITGEGDTIEDRGYNFYKCYWGDESYNSYLAGTEP from the exons ATGAATTATTTTACAAGCTTATTTTTCTCTGGACTAGTAGCCTTATGTCTa GCAGAGTttacagaaaaacaaaaacaaacaaagagtTTTATCGTTGGAAAATGTGCTGAAGAACAAGGCATAGAGTTGAACAGTGATTTTACGAAACAATGGATGTACACTGGAAAGCTTTTCCCAGATGAGGAgatatcgaag AAATTTGCCGTTTGTCTTGACCGCGCTATAGGCGTGCTGGATGCTGATGGGACGTTTAAACCTCAAGTTTTGATTGACTTAATGGCCGATGGTCATGACGTTCAGATAATAACAGAACATATTAATAAATGTATTACGGGTGAGGGAGATACCATTGAAGATAGAGGATACAACTTCTACAAGTGTTACTGGGGTGACGAGTCATACAATTCGTATCTGGCCGGTACTGAGccttaa